The window cccctccccccaaagtGGCTTCAGCTTTTTCCCCATGTGTCCCTTGAGGGTGGACCCAGGTCTTATGCCCCCTGGAATCTTCTAAGCCCACAGTCTAGCAccgggcacatagtaggtgtgcaGTCAATGATAAATGAATGCGATGGTGTTTGCATTGCTTTCTGCTTTGACCCACAGCCATCTCCTTGTGTCACCTCTGTCTGAGAGGAGCATCGGGTCTCAGCTCTGAAAGAGCTCTGTGTAACCAGAGCATTGGCCCTGCTTAGTACAGCAGAGTTCTTGCCCTCTGGTGTGAGTGACACATCCCTAACCATCGTCACTGAAGGAGCTAGATCCTGAACTCTTTGCAGGGGATTGTTCTTTGTTCACAGATAAATCCCAAGCCCCTagaacagcatctggcacatagaGGTAGTTgcttatttgttgaatgaatggatacagTGGGTAGCAGGATTTAACATCCTGggggctcctcctcctcttgcttGTCCTGTCCAGCCTAGTACTGTGCCACACCGGGGAGTCCTCAGGGTTGAACTGTGAGCAGCTGACACTCCAGGGTAGGCAGAGGAAGTCGGGAGTGGAGTGGCACCCTTGGCCCTCCCGCTGGTAACAACAGAACAATCCCCCCTGGGTGGTGCTTGCCCGTGTGAGGACTTCGGGCCCAGCTACTTAACCAAATGGGGCTAATGAGGCTTGCAGAGCAGGCAGAGCTGTGGGAGGAGTAATTAGCCAGGTTTTGGAAGAAGCTGCTTAAGTGGgtggggccaggcctggctggCAGGCAAGGACTCTCCTGGGGAAACATCGCAGCTCCCAGCTCCGTCTCTCTGGCCTGGGCACTGAATCAGGGCTCACGTGACAAATgctgccatcatgcctggctggTGAGTCCCTGACCCATTGCTGCCCTGCTGTTCCTTTAAACGTGGACATCACCTTCAGGGGCAGAGTCAGCACTTCCAGGTGGCTAAACACCAGTGAGCTGCATATTCTGGGACCTCTGAGCCCAGCCACACTCCCTCTTGGCCTTCTTCCTTCACTTCCGGCTCCAGAAGGGCCTTTTGTcttatttaaaatacacttttaaaaaaatgctgctaACCATTTATCCCCTTCTAATCATGATACTTGACCTTGGTCTTTAGCTGTCCCCTGAAGAGGAGGAGAAGCGTCGAATCCGGAGGGAGAGGAACAAGCTGGCTGCAGCCAAGTGCCGGAACCGCCGCCGGGAGCTGACGGAGAAGCTGCAGGCGGTGAGGAGCTCTGCGCAGGGTGGGAGCACTTCCGGGTGGGCGCAGCGAGAGCCCCCGGACTCCTGGCCCCCCCAGCCTTCTCCTTGCCCACAAGTGCCGTAGGGTCGAATCAGTGGAGACAGAACACTCCCTCCCTTGAGCGCATGGGTCAGCACTGCgctgattaaaaaaagagagggatCTGGGGCTGACCTTCGGCACCAGCAGGGCCTAGAGAGAAGAAACGGACAAGCTGCTTGGGCCTAGCACCTTTTTTCACTCCGTTCCTGAGTGTTCTCTGCTCTCAGACCTGCTGGGGCTCCTGGGTGAGGGATGGCAGAGGGTGTTGGTATCACTGGTCCCTGGGAGCCAGGGCATGTCCAACCTGCCCCCTCCAGGGCTACTTCCCCAAGGTTCCAGCCTCCCTTGCGCCTACTACCAACAGGAgtggcccagcctggcccagtggcgtgctggctggggtgggggtggggaggctgtcATGGCGGAGACGGGTCATGTGCCAGCTGAGTTGTATTTCCTTGGGGTTTTCTCATGTCTTTCATGGGCCGGAGGGTTCCCCTTCATGTGGCCTTGGGACCTCACTGTGCCCTTGTGAGTCACTCCCCCATGCTGCCTAATTGCCCAGACCCGGGCCTGTGGCCCTTCCCTCTCATAAGCTTGACCTGACCGTCACGTCACTCCCGCCCGAGCCCAGCCGCACAGGAAGGGCCGTGCACCACATGGGGGAAGCCCAGAGCTGGGGCCACTCTCCCAGGTGGAATGTTTTCAAAGTGAGGAGATGAGAGAGACTCTGTCGGTGTTCCTCACAATGACCGGCCCAGAGGGGGCTTTGGAAACATTCCATCACTTTCTGTAACCCTCCCAGGTACCGTCCACCTGCTTAAGCTTCCCTTTGTCCGTTCTGTGTCCCTCACTGCATGAATTCCGTGGTGCCCGTAGTAGTGTCCCGGCGAGCGTGAGTGGGAGCTCTCCGCCAGGTGAGGTGCCCTGAGCGAGCCGCACTCCACGCGAGCTCGCTCAGCAGCGCCGTCCCCAGCGCTCGCCTTACCCAGTGGGCACTTCAGGGAGCCCCAGAATAGCCTGGCTCCTGGGgcccctctgccttcttcccctcctcccaggagcCTCACCCGActcccccgcctcccccgccccctgaCCCAGCCGCCCTGAGCCACATCCTCTACAGGAAGCCTCTCAGAAGCTCATGACGTTCGTCAGACCCTTGAGACAGATGGAAACTTTTTTTCACTCCGGAATATGCTGTGCTCTGCTTAATGAGGCTCTTGCCCGTATCTCCTCGTTTGTGAACAGGAATCTGTGTTAGGGAAAAAGTGGGCAGGAGGCTGGTGACACACACCTTTTCCTCTCCCGCAGCGGCGCCCTCCATGGGCGTTTGCTCTTCTGCCTCTCTGGCTTTGTGTGAAAGATAGGGGCTGAGGTCCTCTCGGGGTGACCCTGGCATCCTCCCAAGCCCTCTCAGGCCATCGGGTTCCTCTTCTCTCAAGCACAGTGGCTGAACTGAATGTTCTGTGAGGGTTTGGGGAGTCCAGAAACATGTGCTTCAGAAATCGGAGCAAAAAAGGGAGGAGAGGCTGTGATGGTCCCACCGGGATTGGCTGAGCCCTTATTACAAgccgggcactgtgctaggtgctacaGTCTCCACTCTGATGCAGCTTAGGGCTTAGCGTTTGTGCATCCACAGGTGAGCTGGCTTGGGGTtgagcaggaagggaaggagagagaggggttGGGCTTTACTTTCCATGCAAGTCTATTACCCACCCCTCAGGGGCCCCAGGGGGCAGTCAGAGCCCCAAGGCAGTACAGCATAGTAGCACATGGGCTCTGGAGGCAGACACATCAGGAATCAAATCTGGGCTACCCTACCtgccagctctgtgactttgggcaaattacaaAACTTCTCTGAACCtgggttttctcatctgcaaaatgggttgATAACATGTGTTTCCAAAAACTGCTggaggattgaatgagatgatCTACGAAATGCTTAACACAATGTCTGGCAAAAAGTAGGCGCTCAATTATGGCAGCTACAATTGTTGTTTCACCCCTCCTCTGAGCCTACTTTCCTTCTTTTGAATTAAAAGGAATCTTGAGCCTGCAGGTGACTCAGAACCAGCGGGGTCTGTGGCCAGGTGTGTGAGCTGGTCACTCACAGTCGTCTGAGGACATTGCTTGTTTTCCCTTTCCTGCCTGGATCAGAACCACCCCTCAGCAGGTCCCTGGCAGGTTGCTGTCCCTCACATCCCTCTCTTTCCCCTGCAGGAAacggaggagctggaggaggagaagtCAGGCCTGCAGAAAGAGATCGCCGAGCtgcagaaggagaaggagaagctgGAGTTTATGTTGGTGGCCCACGGCCCTGTTTGCAAGATCAGCCCCGAGGAGCGCCGATCACCCCCAGCCCCGGGGCTGCAGCCCATGCGCAGTGGGGGTGGTGCAGTAGGCGCTGTGGTTGTGAAACAGGAGCCCCTGGAAGAGGACAGTCCCTCATCCTCATCGGCAGGGCTGGACAAGGCCCAGCGCTCCGTCATCAAGCCCATCAGCATCGCTGGGGGCTTCTACGGGGAGGAGCCGCTGCACACTCCCATCGTGGTGACCTCCACGCCTGCCGTCACTCCGGGCACCTCAAACCTCGTCTTCACCTACCCCAGCGTTCTGGAGCAGGAGTCGCCCGCGTCACCCTCTGAGTCCTGCTCCAAGGCTCACCGCAGAAGCAGTAGCAGCGGGGACCAGTCATCAGACTCCTTGAACTCCCCCACTCTGCTGGCTCTGTAACCCAGCGCACCTCTCTTCCCCAGCTCCGGAGGGGTCCTAGTCACTGCCTCCTTCCCAGGGACCAGCACCTTCAAGCGCTCCAGGGCCATGAGGGCAAGAGGGGGACCTACCAGGGAGCTTCCTGGCTCTGGGGGACCCAGGTGGGACTTGGCAGTGAGGCGCTGGAGGACTTGGGTTGATGTCTTGGAAGCCATGGGGCCTCCTCCCTCATTCATCTTGCAAGCAAATCCTGTTTCTTGAAAAGCCTTGGAGAACTTGGTTTGGTGGACTTAGACATCTCTCTGGCTTCTGAAGAGCCTGAAGCTGGCCTGGACCGTTCCTGTCCCTTTGTTACGATATTGTCTCTGGAGTGATGGTGTCCTTCCCTGCCCCACCAAGCATGCTCAGTGCCTTTCGGTTTCACCTTCCCTCAActtgccccttccctcccccagtgTCAATCTCACTCCCTCTTGGTTTTTATGAAATTTGCCATGACATTTCATCTGGGTGGTCTGAATATTAAAGCTCTTCATTTCTGGAGATGGGGCAGCAGGTGACTGTTCTGCTGGGGCTGACTTGTCCAGAAGGGACAGTCAAAGTGCAATACAGAACCTTCCCCACCCCAGTGCTTCCCAGTGCGCCAGCATCTCCAGAACTACCAGCGGGGCTCGCTGAGCTCCCAAGGAGATGCCACCATCACTGGGAGGCTCAGAGGACCCTTCCTCCTCACCCTCGGAGACGGCTTTTGGAGGAGCGGCTTGGCCAGAAGACGGGGTGTGAGTGAGACGGCAGGGCACTGGTTGGGTTTGCCAAACGCCTAATTACCAGGCCAGGAATAGTGCCAACAAAGCCACACGGGTGTCCTAGCCAGCTTCCCCTCACCCGGTGTCTTGAGCAGGGCGTCTCCTGTAATTACTGCCTCGCTGTTCTGCCCCTGGACCCTTCTCTCCAGACCAGGGAGGCGTCCCTGCCTAGGAACCACACTTCGCTCCAAGTCCCTGCTGGGCTccgcccttcccccaccctggcTCTCAGGGTGACGCCACCCACGGAGATTTAATGAGCGTGGGCCTGGACCCTCCCCAGATTGCTGCCAGGCGCCCCTCCCCAAGCCTGGAAGGAGCATTTGCGCAGGATgggaaggcagggcagggaggagggcggAGGGCGGAGGGTGGAGTGGTGTTCGCAGTGGCGGCAGCAGCCCCAGCGCCGGCTTGGCTTGTCCTGGCTGCTGGCCCCTCAGTGAGGCGCTGAGCCTTTTCTGCCCTCTGTGGTCATCTGCCACCTGATGGATCAAGTGCTTTCTCTTTcacactcccctgcccccaccccagtgtgCTTTTCTGGCCCAGTCAGCAAGCTGTGAACAGCTGGCCTGAGCTGTCGCTGTGGCTTATGGCTTACATGCCGTTCCTGGTTGTGTGTTGAATCTTTCCGGCTGCTGAAATCGGAGATAGAGTGTGTTGCTTCCCACTGCAGGAGAGTTGCCCCCTTCccaggctgcagggtggggaaggggtggcccTGGCTTCCAGCAAGAGCCTGGTCCCTGCCTCCCACCGCTCTGAGCTATGAGCCTGTCCTCCCTGGGGCGTGGCTCCCACTGAGCTTCCTGTCCAGGGTCTTGACAATTGTCCTGGGAGCAGCTCCAGGCCAGAACTGGTGGCTGCTGGGCCAGTGCTCTGAGGTAGACTCTGCTGCTGAGATCATCGTATGCAGGCTTGAGAGATCAGTCTCCAAATTTGACTCTGGAGACAGCAGTGACATGTGCACACAGCTGTTCCCTGACACACCGAGGCCACACGTGCTGGTCATTATTTAATGTCCATTTCCTACTTGCATGCACTAGACACACAGAGTGGAACAGCCGTGTGCTTAAAATATACGGCCCGGTAGGACTGGAAGGGATGTGTGCAAGAGTTAGGCCACGCAGAGAgaggagatgaaaagaaaaaggattttgttcaaaatactttgaaaatgttatttcccGCATTCCTTGGCTGTGATGCTGCCCTCCCAGTTCCCCAGCGGCTCTGGGAGGGGCTTTCCTAAGAAGATCGGGCAATTGGGTTCCTGGCTTCAGATGAATCAAAGAAGCAGAATTAGCCAGGAATAGCAGGAGATGGGCAAAGAAAACTGGGGTGCACTCAGCTCTGAAAGGCTTAATCATCTCAAGTGGTATTTGTAGCCAAGTGGGAGCTATTTGGTTTTTGTATATatagatatttcttaaatgaagCTGCTTTCtggtcttttatttctaaaagccCCCTCTTACTCTGCTTTGTGCAGCATGGATCCCAACACAGGTCACAGTCGGGGACTTATGGCCTGCCCAGGCATTCCTGAGACAGAGCTTGGCTTCAGTTTAGGTTCCAAGCTGTGTTGGCATTGGGACCAGTGGAAGGCAAAAATCCAGCCAATCCACAGGATTCTAAGAGGCCTCTAAGCTGTGTTCCCTTTTAAGACCCTCTGGCTTTGTCCTAGGAGGTTGTTTGGGGAAGGCTGAATATTCACACTTAAGTGAGGAGCATATGCTCAGTTTACTTCCTTTTGGCTTGCTCGCCAagttctctctgtctcacacacacacacacacacacacacacacacacgcacgcacgcacgcgcgcgcgcgcacacacacacacacacccttgttCCAGAATCACCAGACACCTGGCCAGCTGTTTTCTTCTTCATGGCTCCCGCTAAGGGAGCAGCTGCAGTGGAGATGCCTTTGTGCTTGGGTTAGGACCTGCTGTGCTTCCCCGTGTCCCCAGCCATGAGGCAGCTGCTGTGGACTCTGGCTGGGCTGCAGGCACCTCTGGGACAGCATAGGGCAGGCACTCCTTGATCAGCTGGTGTAAAACACACAGTCCTCTCAGCCACCTGGCTGGCCTGTCTGGGAACAGTCCTCCCCCAGGCCGGGTATATGGGGACAGCTGCTGACACAGGAAAGAGAGGAGATCTCAGGTGAAGCCTAGGGAATTGCTGCAGCCAACTCCAAGCAGAGAATTCACTGGGGAGGTTTTTAGAAAGTGTCAAACATTGTTCTGCCTGTGTTAGCGGCCAGGTGTGTCCACTGTGGCCAGTCGCACAAGCATCTCAAAGCCAAGAGCCATCAGGGCTGCTGCTTCTCTTTCTCAGGCTTTGGGGAAGGGAGTTTTCCTCTGCTCCCACTTGACTCCAAGTGTAAGGGTGAGTTGAACAGCCTGGAGCATTGGtactgttttctctgttttcctcaaTGATGGACCAACAGTGCTCCTTGCAATCTAACCATGTAAGTTTCAGGTTGATTTCCTTCCCTGATCAGACATCTTTGTGGCCcctttaggaagaaaaagaagaagaagaagcacccactatgtgccaggtactgtgttaagGCACTTTTATATATATCCTCTTTAGGATGACACTAAGGGATGAGGGCATCCCTTTATAAAAGGTCCCCAagtaatggataaacaaaaacacTTGGAGGTGAGGTCTTTCTTCAAAGACCCAAGGTAAGACTGCCTTTAGTCTAATGTTTGTTCTCAAAGACCTAGCCCCTGCAATATCCTCTCACCTCCAAATTTCTTTTACCCTTCCACATGCTCCTGTACACTCCTCAGATGGCTGGAAGGGTTAACCTGAGTCCTTACAGAATTTGTAGACCAATAGGATATGTGGTGTGtataactttcttttaaaaacttaaggaaAGGGATCTTGCTACATTCTGCTTGTTGAGTCTTTTTGGCATTCATCTTAAAAGCCAGCATCTCACTATTTATTGacagatttgtgtgtgtgtgtgtgtgcgcgcgcgcgtgtgcgtgtgtttgtTCATGTGCATGCgcacatgtatgtatacattttcaGGCGTGCCATGTCCTGTAGCTTTTTAGAGGAAATCTAGTCATTCTGCTACTAATTTGGCATCTTCTCATGCTTCCAGTGCTTGGGCCATACATCAACAAAGGGTTTTAATTTCCCGTTGCTGACAACATGTTCAGGAGGGGCTGGATCAAATTTTGAGGGGGGTataggaaagggagagggagaagaaattgacatttattttattatttattttaaatgtttacatcttCTTTGTGTTGTATCAAGCCTGAATAGAAACAGATAGCATTAAAATACTCAGttcccctctctcttgcttccttttttttttaaatttaggataatgatgcttttgttgttgttgtttctaaaGTGATTTGTGACTTGTGCTGTATAAACTGTATTAAAaggttttgtttctaaaaatggATTGTCATTCCTCTAGGGACAGTGGTCGGCAAGAAATCTACATTGTAAGAGAACAGAACAAAAGATCCTGCCCTgtttctcaaaaattattttctctgtatgaTTAAaagtttattccatttatttcagtTTGTGTTTACTTgattttgaggaagaaaatatttgactttGTACAAAGAATAGGTATCAGGGTGT of the Lemur catta isolate mLemCat1 chromosome 4, mLemCat1.pri, whole genome shotgun sequence genome contains:
- the FOSL2 gene encoding fos-related antigen 2, with the translated sequence MYQDYPGNFDTSSRGSSGSPAHAESYSSGGGGQQKFRVDMPGSGSAFIPTINAITTSQDLQWMVQPTVITSMSNPYPRSHPYSPLPGLASVPGHMALPRPGVIKTIGTTVGRRRRDEQLSPEEEEKRRIRRERNKLAAAKCRNRRRELTEKLQAETEELEEEKSGLQKEIAELQKEKEKLEFMLVAHGPVCKISPEERRSPPAPGLQPMRSGGGAVGAVVVKQEPLEEDSPSSSSAGLDKAQRSVIKPISIAGGFYGEEPLHTPIVVTSTPAVTPGTSNLVFTYPSVLEQESPASPSESCSKAHRRSSSSGDQSSDSLNSPTLLAL